The genome window TACAATCTTTATGAATTTTCAATAATTGTTAGAAAATGAAATCTAAAAAATTAATCATATTTGGAACTGGTGATATTGCTCAATTGGCAAAATATTATTTTGATATCGATTCATCCTACGAAGTGGTTGGCTTTACAGTAGATAAAGACTATTGTTTAGCCCCAACTTTTGAGAATTTACCATTAGTTCCTTTTGAAGATGTTGAAAAGCATTTTTCTCCCAATGAGGTTGAAATGTTTATAGCTTTAAGTTATGCAAAAATGAATAAGCTTAGAGAAACAAAGTATTTGAAATCTAAGGAGATGAATTATACAATAGCTTCTTATATAAGTTCACATTGTACTTATTTATCTCAATTTCCTCCTGGCGATAATGCTTTTATTTTGGAAGATAACACTATTCAGCCTTATGTAAAGATTGGAAAAAATGTTACACTATGGAGTGGTAATCATATCGGACATCATTCTGTTATTGAAAGTCATAATTTTATTAGCTCACATGTAGTCATATCAGGGCATTGTGTTGTTGAACCAAATTGTTTTATTGGTGTTAATGCAACGATTGGGCATCAGGTGACAATAGCCAAAGAAACTCTTGTTGGTGCTGGAGCAGTTATCACGAAGAATACAGAAGAAGCTTCTATCTATGTACCTGCAAAATCAATAAAACTTGATAAAAAGAGTAGTATAATAAAACTTTGATATGAAGCAAAGCTGGATAAAATTAGGTTTGATATTTGATTTCAATGATTATGGGAGCAGTTTTAAGTACTCAACTTTGCCATCTGGATTTTGGTTGTCAGAACATATTATAAGAATTATTTTTTGTACTAGAAATGAAAGGAATCAATCTATTCCATACTTTATTGATTATGATTTTTCTATTAAAAAGATTTTAGAATTACCTAAATCAATTAAAATTGAACTAGGAGAATTAGGTACTTTTGATGATAGTGGCATAATGCCATCTTGTATATTGCAAAATAATGGAGAAGTTTGGATGTATTATATTGGATGGAATCTCGGAACTACAGTCCCTTTTCGTAATTCTATAGGTTTAGCAGTAAGTAGCGACAATGGACTTAGTTTTGTCAAAAAGTTTGAGGGACCAATATTAGATAGGTCGAGAAATGAACCCCATTTTGTTGCTTCAAATTGTGTTTTATTTGATGAAAACATTTATAAAATGTGGTATCTAAGCTGCACAAAATGGGATATAATTAACGGAGAAATAACACATTATTACCATATTAAATATGCAACATCTATAGATGGAATCGATTGGAATCGAAATAATGAAATTGCAATAGATTTTAAATATCAAAACGAGTATGCTATTTCTGTACCAAGAGTAATTAAAGAAAATAATTTGTATCGAATGTGGTATTCTTATAGAGGTGGGCCGAAAAGTGAGCTTTATAGGATTGGTTACGCCGAATCTCAAGATGGTAGGATATGGAATAGAAAAGATGAGGTTTTAGATTTAGATGTTTCTGAGACAGGTTGGGATTCGAAAATGATATGCTATCCTTTTGTTTTTGAGCATAAGAATAATAAATATATGCTTTATAATGGTAATGGATATGGTAAAACAGGGATTGGACTAGCAATTTTACAAAAATGACACATATAGGATTCAATAAGCCTTATCTCACAGGAAAAGAAACTGAATATATTACCGATGCAGTAGCCTCTGGTAAAATATCGGGTAACGGTAAATATACCCAATGGTGTCAACAGTTTTTCGAACAGAAATATGCTTTTGGTAAATGTTTGCTCACAACATCTTGTACTGATGCATTAGAAATGGCATCTATTTTAATCAATATTCAACCAGGTGATGAGGTGATTATGCCATCTTATACTTTTGTTTCTACTGCGAATGCTTTTGTATTAAGAGGGGCTAAAATTATTTTTGCTGATTCTAATACCGAAAATCCAAATGTGGATGCGAGTAAACTAGAATCGTTAATTACCCCCAAAACCAAAGCGATTGTTCCAGTTCATTATGCTGGAATTGCCTGTGATATGGATATGATTATGGATTTGGCAAATAAATATAATTTATACATTATAGAAGATGCTGCTCAAGCTATAGATAGTTTTTATATTGGTAGAGATGGGGTGCGAAAAGCTTTGGGTTCTATAGGACATTTAGCAGCTTTTTCTTTTCACGAAACCAAAAATATTATTTCGGGAGAAGGCGGTATGTTGGTAATTAATGATAAGCAATTTGCTAGTCGTGCAGAAATTATATGGGAGAAAGGAACTAATCGAGCTGCATTTTTTAGAGGTGAAATTGATAAATATGGATGGGTAGATGTTGGATCCTCTTTTTTGCCATCAGAAGTTATCGCTGCTTTTCTTTGGGCTCAAATTGAACAGTTAAACAAGATTCAAGAAAAGCGTAAAATTATATGGGATCAGTATTATGAGGGCTTAAAAAAGGCGACAGTTAAGGGGCGTTTTAAGTTGCCTCAAATACCCAATTATGCGACAAATAATGCCCATATGTTTTATTTGGTTTTTGAATCCTTAGAAAAAAGGGACGAATGTATTAGTCGTTTAAAAAACAAAGGCATTAATGCGGTTTTTCATTATTTGAGTTTACATAAAAGTCCATATTATAATGAGAAATATTTAGGAGATGATTTGATTTGCAGTAATCAATATTCAGACAGGTTGTTGCGATTGCCATTTTATTATGAGTTGTCTGATGCGGATCTGAAATTGATTATAAATGTGATAAAGGAATAATTTTATGAACTACCACATAATGGTGCAAGATAAGTTTTTGGATTCTTTTATTGCAGATGTGTATGCTATTGGGGAGGAAAATAATAATGTTTTTTGGTTTAGAGGAGATAAAGGAGAAACAAATTATATAACAACGGATAAACTCATAGAATATCTTGGTCATGACAGGTTAAGTTTGAAGAATAAACTTAAATTGTTAAATCCAGCAGATACAATTTTTATACATTGGTATGATAAGTGGATTGCTGATTTGGTTTATGATTTGCCTAATAAGTTAATTGTGTTTTTTTGGGGAGGAGAGATGTACGAAGAACCCTTTTGGCATCATGCTAAATGGATTTATGATAAAAAAACGTATTCCATTATTAAAAAACAATCATATCCTAAAATTATTTGGCAAAAAAATATTTTTAAAACGATTCGTACTATTAAAAATGTTTTGAGATATCCTTTTATTGTGAGACAGCAATATGAATATAAAAAGAAACAAGTTGAGCGAATTGATTATATAGTTTGTGGGCAATTTAATACTGGTGAAATAGAAAAAGTAAATGAATTATACCCAACATTCAAAGCTAAACACTTGGCAGGTTATTATGATTTGAATTTTGACTTGGCTAATGAGATAAATGTTAAAACGAAAACTTCGGTTGCAATTAAAATTTTAGTAGGTAATTCTGCCACTGAAGCTAATAACCATTTGGAAGCTTTTGAGAAATTGAGAAGATTAAAGGATATTGAAATTTATTGTGTCTTGTCTTATGGATCTGATTATTATAAACGAATAGTTATGCACGAAGGGGAAAGAGTTTTTGGAGAAAATTTTTATCCAATAACCGATTTTATGCCAAGAAAAGAATATGTTGAATTTGTGAATCAAATGGATGTTATTTTTATGTATCATAATCGTTCACAAGCTTGGGGCAATATTGTTACTGCTTTAACTTTAGGAAAACCAGTGTTTATTAAAAATGAGAACGTTTTAAAAAAATATATTACGGCTATTGGTATTAAAACGTATGATGCTAATTTAATTGGTCAATGTAATTTGGAATCAATTATCATAGAGGAAAAGAAAAACTTTACAGATAATATAGAAAAGCTTAAGGAAACAATATCTACTGAAGTACGATTGAATAATCTTAAAGAAATAATGACTATTTATGCTAGTTAAATCTTGTGAAAAATATTAAAGAATGAATAATTATGCTCCCATTGTTCTTTTTGTTTACAACCGTCCATTGCATACACAGCAAGTTTTAAATTCGCTAGCGCAAAATCTGGAGGCTAAGGATAGTACATTGTATGTTTATTGTGATGGTGCTAAAAAACACACAACTCCTGATGATTTAATTAAAATTAAAGAGGTTGTAAAATTAGTCAATTCAGAAAAAAGGTTTAAAAAAGTTATAATTAAAATTCAGGAAAAAAATAAAGGTTTGGCTAATTCTATTATTGATGGAATTACAGAAGTGGTTAATAGGCATGGGGCAGTTATTGTTTTAGAAGATGACATTGTAACTTCAGTTGGATTTTTAAAATACATGAATGATGCATTATTGTTTTATCAGGATAATGATAAAGTAATGCATATTTCTGGATATATGTATCCTCATAAAGAGGAATTGCCAGAGACTTTCTTTTTCAATGTGCCTCTTTGTTGGGGGTGGGCAACTTGGAAAAGAGCTTGGGATCATTTTGAAGATGATTCAATAATGTTATGGAAGCAACTAAAAAACGAAAAACTATTTGATAAAGTAGATAAATTTGGAGAAGACTACCTGAGTGAGCAATTAGCTCACAACATATCTGGTAGACTTAAAACATGGTTCATAAAATGGCACGTTTCTGTTTTATTAAAAAATGGATATACTTTGTATCCTAGAAAATCTTTAGTAGATAATATAGGTTTTGATAGTTCTGGTGTTCATAATGGAGAAACAACTCACTTTAAAAATTTGTCACTTTCAGATCATATTAAAATTGAATCAATAACATTAATTGAAAATAAAAAAGCCGAGGAAATTGTAAAATTATTTTATAAGGAATTAAAAAGACCAGCTATAGTTAAAAAACCAGTTAGACTAAAAAGTAAGTTAAAGTATAGAATTAGAAGTACATTCTTTAAAATATTTCCAGATGTAAAGAAAAAAATACAGGAGAAGAATGACAATTATGACGTAATTAACAATAACTCTTATTTAGGAGAGCAATGTATAATTTATCCTAAATCTAGATTATCCAATTCTGTAATAGGAAATTATACATATATTTCAGAAAATTCAATTATTAATAATACTGTAGTTGGGAAGTTTTGTTCAATAGGTACAAATTTGGTTTGTGGTTGGGGCATACATCCAACAAACGGATTATCAACACATCCAATGTTTTATTCAACAGAAAAGCAAAATGGTACGACATTGAGTGAGATTGATAAAGTGGAAGAAACTAAGATTATTACTATTGGGAATGATGTTTTTATCGGCATGAATGTAACTGTTTTGGATGGTGTAAGTATAGGAAATGGAGCAGTTATTGGTGCTGGAGCAGTAGTTTCTAAAGATATTCCTTCTTACGCAATAGCAGTTGGAAATCCAATTCAAATCATCAAGTATAGATTTGAGGATAAAAAAATAGAAGAGCTTTTACAAATAAAATGGTGGGATTTTGAAAAAGAGGATTTGGCTTTAGTTGAAAAATATTTTTTTGAAATAGAAGATTTTATTGAGAAGATTAACAAAAAAAAGAAAAAATTATAATTTAGTAATGATTCACTAATGCTATTAATTTCTATAATTACCATTAATTATAACAATCTTGAAGGTTTAAAAAAAACTATTCAGAGTGTTACAAACCAGACTTGGCAGGAATTTGAATATATTGTTATTGATGGTGGTTCTACTGATGGCTGTGCAGAATATATAAAAAGTCAAAACGATAAAATTGATTATTGGGTTAGCGAACCTGACAAAGGGATTTACAATGCCATGAATAAAGGGATTGTGCAGGCAAAAGGAGAATATTTGCTTTTTTTGAATAGTGGTGATCATCTATTTAATAATAATGTTTTAGAAAACACTAATCATTTCCTAGCTGAAAATGATTTGATATATTTTAATTTAAATTTTGTTGATGGTGCAAAATCATGGATACATAAATATCCAGAACGTTTATTCTTTTCTTATTTTATCTTAGAAACATTACCACATCCGGCAACATTTATTAAAAGAAAATTATTTGATATTAATGGATTTTACAATGAAGGATTTAAAATTGTGTCAGATTGGAAATTCTTTATAGAAA of Flavobacterium marginilacus contains these proteins:
- a CDS encoding acetyltransferase encodes the protein MKSKKLIIFGTGDIAQLAKYYFDIDSSYEVVGFTVDKDYCLAPTFENLPLVPFEDVEKHFSPNEVEMFIALSYAKMNKLRETKYLKSKEMNYTIASYISSHCTYLSQFPPGDNAFILEDNTIQPYVKIGKNVTLWSGNHIGHHSVIESHNFISSHVVISGHCVVEPNCFIGVNATIGHQVTIAKETLVGAGAVITKNTEEASIYVPAKSIKLDKKSSIIKL
- the rffA gene encoding dTDP-4-amino-4,6-dideoxygalactose transaminase; the protein is MTHIGFNKPYLTGKETEYITDAVASGKISGNGKYTQWCQQFFEQKYAFGKCLLTTSCTDALEMASILINIQPGDEVIMPSYTFVSTANAFVLRGAKIIFADSNTENPNVDASKLESLITPKTKAIVPVHYAGIACDMDMIMDLANKYNLYIIEDAAQAIDSFYIGRDGVRKALGSIGHLAAFSFHETKNIISGEGGMLVINDKQFASRAEIIWEKGTNRAAFFRGEIDKYGWVDVGSSFLPSEVIAAFLWAQIEQLNKIQEKRKIIWDQYYEGLKKATVKGRFKLPQIPNYATNNAHMFYLVFESLEKRDECISRLKNKGINAVFHYLSLHKSPYYNEKYLGDDLICSNQYSDRLLRLPFYYELSDADLKLIINVIKE
- a CDS encoding TDP-N-acetylfucosamine:lipid II N-acetylfucosaminyltransferase codes for the protein MNYHIMVQDKFLDSFIADVYAIGEENNNVFWFRGDKGETNYITTDKLIEYLGHDRLSLKNKLKLLNPADTIFIHWYDKWIADLVYDLPNKLIVFFWGGEMYEEPFWHHAKWIYDKKTYSIIKKQSYPKIIWQKNIFKTIRTIKNVLRYPFIVRQQYEYKKKQVERIDYIVCGQFNTGEIEKVNELYPTFKAKHLAGYYDLNFDLANEINVKTKTSVAIKILVGNSATEANNHLEAFEKLRRLKDIEIYCVLSYGSDYYKRIVMHEGERVFGENFYPITDFMPRKEYVEFVNQMDVIFMYHNRSQAWGNIVTALTLGKPVFIKNENVLKKYITAIGIKTYDANLIGQCNLESIIIEEKKNFTDNIEKLKETISTEVRLNNLKEIMTIYAS
- a CDS encoding DapH/DapD/GlmU-related protein, with translation MNNYAPIVLFVYNRPLHTQQVLNSLAQNLEAKDSTLYVYCDGAKKHTTPDDLIKIKEVVKLVNSEKRFKKVIIKIQEKNKGLANSIIDGITEVVNRHGAVIVLEDDIVTSVGFLKYMNDALLFYQDNDKVMHISGYMYPHKEELPETFFFNVPLCWGWATWKRAWDHFEDDSIMLWKQLKNEKLFDKVDKFGEDYLSEQLAHNISGRLKTWFIKWHVSVLLKNGYTLYPRKSLVDNIGFDSSGVHNGETTHFKNLSLSDHIKIESITLIENKKAEEIVKLFYKELKRPAIVKKPVRLKSKLKYRIRSTFFKIFPDVKKKIQEKNDNYDVINNNSYLGEQCIIYPKSRLSNSVIGNYTYISENSIINNTVVGKFCSIGTNLVCGWGIHPTNGLSTHPMFYSTEKQNGTTLSEIDKVEETKIITIGNDVFIGMNVTVLDGVSIGNGAVIGAGAVVSKDIPSYAIAVGNPIQIIKYRFEDKKIEELLQIKWWDFEKEDLALVEKYFFEIEDFIEKINKKKKKL
- a CDS encoding glycosyltransferase family 2 protein, translated to MLLISIITINYNNLEGLKKTIQSVTNQTWQEFEYIVIDGGSTDGCAEYIKSQNDKIDYWVSEPDKGIYNAMNKGIVQAKGEYLLFLNSGDHLFNNNVLENTNHFLAENDLIYFNLNFVDGAKSWIHKYPERLFFSYFILETLPHPATFIKRKLFDINGFYNEGFKIVSDWKFFIESVCRHNCSYKKIDETLSTYYLDGISSKSENLKMIFDERQLVLKTGFSAFLDDIDKLDKYEKGIINIKKSRKIRLLIKLGLLNKF